One region of Priestia megaterium genomic DNA includes:
- a CDS encoding IclR family transcriptional regulator: protein MQANNKTVVKSMQILTLFINHPKLTFTEMMEYSGVPKTSLHRMVGSLEEMGFLTKDAQGYYSLGLLFLQFGQLVANRLDIRNIAKPVMETLRDEVEEAVNLIVRDGDQAMYIEKVDTLHPVRLYTSIGRRSPLYAGACSRIILAHLPEKEQEAYITQTELTPIGIGTITDQKKLRNVLKEAKEKGYTISTSELENFTTSVSAPIVNHQNEVVAGISVAGIEARFQGDRLPFIIQKVTEAASLISEKLGYQGSLK from the coding sequence ATGCAAGCTAACAATAAAACAGTCGTTAAATCCATGCAGATTCTCACGCTTTTTATCAACCACCCTAAGCTGACCTTCACAGAAATGATGGAATATTCAGGCGTTCCGAAAACTTCTTTGCATCGAATGGTTGGTTCGCTTGAAGAGATGGGATTTTTAACAAAAGACGCGCAAGGATACTATTCGCTAGGACTTTTATTCTTGCAATTTGGTCAGCTAGTGGCTAATCGCTTAGATATTAGAAATATCGCAAAGCCCGTAATGGAAACGCTCCGAGACGAAGTAGAAGAAGCGGTTAATCTAATTGTACGAGATGGGGATCAAGCCATGTATATTGAAAAAGTAGATACGCTTCATCCCGTGCGTCTCTATACATCAATTGGAAGGCGTTCACCTCTTTATGCAGGAGCTTGTTCACGCATTATTTTGGCGCATTTACCCGAAAAAGAACAAGAGGCATATATTACTCAAACGGAGCTAACTCCAATAGGTATTGGAACCATTACAGATCAAAAGAAACTAAGAAATGTATTAAAAGAAGCAAAAGAAAAAGGGTATACCATTAGCACCTCTGAATTAGAAAACTTTACAACATCCGTGAGCGCGCCGATTGTAAATCATCAAAATGAAGTGGTTGCAGGCATTAGCGTAGCGGGAATTGAAGCGAGATTTCAAGGAGACAGACTGCCGTTCATTATTCAAAAAGTAACAGAAGCGGCGAGCCTAATTTCTGAAAAACTCGGTTATCAAGGTTCATTAAAGTAG
- the accC gene encoding acetyl-CoA carboxylase biotin carboxylase subunit, with protein MFKKVLIANRGEIAVRIIRACKEMGISTVAVYSEADKDALHVKLADESFCIGKTSSKESYLNIRNLLTVAQVTKADAVHPGYGFLAENADFAEMCESYDITFIGPKAEAIRKMGAKAVARETMKQAGVPIVPGTEGLIEDSSTAIPVAREIGYPIIVKATAGGGGKGMRLAHSEEELEKAIRQAQHEAETAFGNGGVYLEKYLEEPKHIEIQIIADEEGNVVHLGERDCSIQRRHQKLVEEAPSPAVDENLRAKMGKAAVSAAKAVDYTGVGTVEFLLDKHGHFYFMEMNTRIQVEHPVTELVTNIDLIKEQISVAAGYPLSFAQRDVQLKGWAIECRINAENPAKNFMPSPGKVEMYLPPGGYGVRVDSAVYPGYEISPFYDSMVAKLIVTGKDRNEAIQRMKRALEEFIIIGIHTTIPFHLELLNHPSFKEGDFTTKFLESNPISIKELETV; from the coding sequence ATGTTCAAAAAAGTGTTAATCGCAAACCGCGGTGAGATTGCAGTTCGTATCATTCGAGCTTGTAAAGAGATGGGAATTTCAACCGTGGCCGTGTATTCAGAAGCAGACAAAGATGCACTTCACGTAAAGCTAGCAGATGAGTCATTTTGTATTGGTAAAACGTCTTCTAAAGAAAGCTACTTAAATATTCGGAATTTGCTTACCGTAGCACAAGTAACCAAGGCAGACGCTGTTCATCCCGGCTACGGATTTTTAGCTGAAAATGCTGATTTTGCTGAGATGTGTGAATCCTATGATATTACCTTTATTGGTCCAAAAGCAGAAGCCATCCGTAAAATGGGAGCAAAAGCTGTAGCAAGAGAAACAATGAAACAAGCCGGTGTGCCTATTGTACCTGGCACGGAAGGACTGATTGAAGATAGCAGCACCGCTATTCCAGTAGCAAGAGAAATAGGCTATCCAATCATTGTAAAAGCTACAGCGGGCGGCGGCGGAAAAGGAATGCGGCTAGCTCATAGCGAAGAGGAGCTAGAAAAAGCGATTCGTCAAGCTCAGCACGAAGCAGAAACAGCTTTTGGAAACGGCGGAGTATACCTTGAAAAATATTTAGAAGAACCGAAACATATCGAAATTCAAATTATTGCTGATGAAGAAGGTAATGTAGTTCATTTAGGTGAACGAGATTGTTCGATTCAGCGGCGTCATCAAAAATTAGTAGAAGAAGCTCCGTCTCCTGCAGTAGATGAAAATCTTCGTGCGAAAATGGGCAAGGCGGCAGTCTCGGCAGCTAAAGCAGTCGATTATACAGGTGTGGGAACGGTGGAGTTTCTGTTAGATAAACACGGACATTTTTACTTTATGGAAATGAACACACGGATTCAAGTTGAACACCCTGTTACAGAACTTGTAACAAATATCGACTTAATTAAAGAACAAATTTCAGTAGCAGCAGGCTACCCGCTATCATTTGCTCAGCGGGATGTTCAGTTAAAGGGATGGGCAATTGAATGTCGAATCAACGCAGAAAATCCGGCTAAAAACTTTATGCCTTCTCCTGGAAAAGTCGAGATGTATTTACCTCCTGGCGGCTACGGCGTTCGTGTAGACAGCGCGGTTTACCCAGGCTATGAAATTTCTCCATTTTATGATTCAATGGTGGCGAAATTAATTGTAACAGGGAAAGACCGAAATGAAGCGATTCAACGAATGAAACGTGCGCTCGAAGAATTTATCATTATAGGTATTCACACAACTATTCCTTTTCATTTAGAATTACTGAATCATCCTTCTTTTAAAGAAGGGGATTTTACAACCAAATTTCTAGAAAGTAACCCTATTTCAATTAAAGAACTAGAAACGGTGTAA
- a CDS encoding 5-oxoprolinase subunit C family protein produces the protein MSIRVSKAGLLTSIQDLGRKGFQQHGVIVSGAMDSYSLRIANLLVGNDEKEAGLEVTLMGPTLEIESDCLVAITGGDLTPSVNGKPVPMWKPLFIPKGGTLSFGPCRTGCRSYLSVAGGFSINEVLNSKSTYLRGEIGGYKGRALQTDDVLPLSVPAASKPAFLSNELINGVYTSSWSVNYKEFVHFTKKPSVRVINGGQFDLFTAESQSHFTQEPFKVSNQSDRMGYRMDGPSLQLQEKKELLSEAVSQGSVQVPPDGNPIILLADRQTTGGYPKIAQVITADLPLLAQVKPGESIYFSHISLHEAEKIYLEKEQLLQELKIAINLASTK, from the coding sequence ATGAGTATAAGAGTTAGTAAAGCCGGGTTATTAACAAGCATTCAAGATTTAGGAAGAAAAGGATTTCAGCAGCACGGTGTAATTGTAAGCGGTGCAATGGATTCTTATTCTCTCCGAATTGCTAATTTACTAGTTGGTAACGATGAAAAAGAAGCGGGACTTGAAGTTACGCTAATGGGGCCTACCCTTGAAATAGAAAGTGATTGTTTAGTAGCGATCACAGGTGGAGATTTAACTCCTTCGGTCAACGGAAAGCCAGTCCCGATGTGGAAACCTTTATTTATTCCAAAAGGAGGCACTTTATCATTTGGGCCTTGTAGAACTGGTTGTCGTTCCTATCTATCTGTAGCTGGAGGATTTTCTATTAATGAAGTGTTAAATAGTAAAAGCACGTATTTGAGGGGCGAAATTGGTGGCTATAAAGGAAGAGCATTACAAACAGACGACGTTTTACCTCTATCTGTTCCTGCTGCTTCAAAGCCTGCTTTTCTTTCCAATGAACTGATAAACGGAGTATATACTTCTTCATGGTCCGTAAATTATAAAGAATTTGTCCATTTTACAAAGAAACCAAGTGTCCGTGTTATAAATGGGGGTCAATTTGATTTATTTACAGCTGAAAGCCAAAGTCATTTTACTCAAGAACCCTTTAAAGTATCAAATCAATCAGATCGAATGGGTTATCGAATGGATGGACCTTCTCTTCAGCTTCAAGAAAAAAAAGAGCTATTGTCTGAAGCCGTCTCACAAGGTTCTGTTCAAGTCCCGCCAGATGGAAATCCCATTATCCTGTTAGCAGACCGTCAAACTACAGGAGGATATCCTAAAATCGCTCAAGTCATCACAGCGGATTTACCGCTTTTAGCTCAAGTAAAGCCCGGAGAATCCATCTATTTTTCTCACATTTCGCTTCATGAAGCAGAAAAAATCTATTTAGAAAAAGAACAGCTGCTTCAAGAATTGAAGATTGCTATTAACCTTGCGTCAACTAAATAA
- the pxpB gene encoding 5-oxoprolinase subunit PxpB has translation MNQTITKAPAVISPLGDSALVITFGDSIQYDIHKQIKTCKDSIELNPFPGFIECVPAFTNLTIFYNPLEVVAAVKKKEKKEFVSPFEVVSSILQSKLENEQTEKELDHRTVSIPVCYGGEYGPDLEYVARHHNLTPEEVISIHSEGEYLAYMIGFAPGFPFLGGLSEKIATPRRSSPRTSIPAGSVGIAGMQTGVYPISTPGGWQLIGQTPIKLFLPEQNPPSLLQAGDIVKFEPISKEEYQELQAKEGEK, from the coding sequence ATGAATCAAACCATAACAAAAGCGCCAGCTGTTATTTCTCCGCTTGGCGACTCAGCGCTTGTTATAACGTTTGGAGATAGTATTCAGTACGATATTCATAAACAAATCAAAACGTGTAAAGATTCAATAGAATTAAATCCTTTCCCTGGGTTTATTGAATGCGTGCCGGCATTTACGAACCTTACGATCTTTTATAACCCTCTTGAAGTGGTAGCAGCCGTGAAAAAGAAGGAGAAAAAAGAATTTGTGTCTCCTTTTGAAGTAGTGTCTTCTATCCTTCAAAGTAAATTAGAGAACGAACAGACAGAAAAAGAGTTAGACCATCGTACGGTTTCCATTCCAGTTTGCTACGGAGGAGAGTATGGACCTGATCTTGAATATGTCGCTCGTCACCATAACTTAACACCTGAAGAGGTAATAAGTATTCATTCTGAAGGCGAATACTTAGCGTACATGATTGGATTTGCTCCTGGATTTCCGTTTCTCGGAGGACTATCTGAAAAAATTGCTACGCCTCGCCGCTCGTCTCCTCGCACCTCTATTCCTGCAGGTTCGGTTGGTATTGCAGGAATGCAAACAGGAGTGTATCCTATTTCCACTCCCGGAGGATGGCAGCTAATTGGTCAAACGCCGATTAAACTGTTTTTGCCGGAGCAAAATCCTCCAAGTTTGCTGCAGGCTGGAGATATTGTAAAATTTGAGCCTATCTCTAAAGAAGAGTATCAAGAACTACAGGCAAAGGAGGGAGAAAAATGA
- the accB gene encoding acetyl-CoA carboxylase biotin carboxyl carrier protein: MINVRELQEVVSLMNESGIQKLHIEHEGTKVVIDKAGIPLEDTAVTEVKTEEVKAAVAEQTPQDSMSVNATENNEKQILSPMVGTFYAKPETDADPFVQVGQTIERKDVVCVIEAMKLFNEVDAGMEGEVLEILVKDGDVVEFGQPLFTVKSY, encoded by the coding sequence ATGATAAACGTACGTGAATTGCAAGAAGTTGTTTCATTAATGAATGAATCTGGTATTCAAAAGCTCCATATTGAACATGAAGGAACAAAAGTTGTCATTGATAAAGCGGGAATTCCTTTAGAAGACACAGCTGTTACAGAAGTAAAAACAGAGGAAGTAAAAGCCGCTGTTGCTGAGCAAACGCCTCAAGATTCTATGTCTGTAAACGCAACAGAGAATAATGAAAAACAAATCTTATCACCAATGGTTGGAACCTTTTACGCCAAGCCAGAAACAGACGCTGATCCGTTTGTTCAAGTAGGACAAACTATTGAACGTAAAGATGTTGTATGTGTAATTGAAGCGATGAAGCTGTTTAACGAAGTAGATGCAGGAATGGAAGGAGAAGTGCTTGAAATTCTTGTGAAAGACGGAGATGTTGTTGAGTTTGGACAGCCTCTATTTACCGTAAAATCATATTAA